In Rhineura floridana isolate rRhiFlo1 chromosome 6, rRhiFlo1.hap2, whole genome shotgun sequence, one genomic interval encodes:
- the TM2D1 gene encoding TM2 domain-containing protein 1 isoform X5, translated as MQKVAENLEVIMFQKIMDEIEITKQTLRQGSKELKIELSKMTQELKEIGDPVREENEIRDEKRKNKGKIQALEIGTNVELEKDLEFMDIRNKIYCLEFNVISEEINEDIRDKVINGLDNFLDWNDVMELDIEKIYGIYCSHVTMEKLSRDEPVHFVKKKNRDMTLQQYFSNLFRIDGKKIFGIEEIPIRLLLYDYGYDSKIIMEY; from the coding sequence aaagtggctgagaatctggaagtaattatgtttcagaaaataatggatgagattgagataacgaaacaaaccctgcgacagggcagtaaggagctgaaaattgaactgagcaaaatgacgcaggagcttaaagaaataggggatcctgtgagagaggagaatgagatcagagatgagaaaagaaaaaataaagggaagatacaagccctggagattggaacaaatgtggaattggaaaaagatctggagtttatggatattagaaataaaatctactgtttggaatttaacgttatctctgaagaaattaatgaagatattagagataaagttatcaatggcttggataattttctggactggaatgacgtgatggagcttgatatagagaaaatctatggaatttactgcagccatgtgacaatggaaaaactctcaagagatgagccagtgcattttgtaaaaaagaagaacagagatatgactttacaacaatatttcagcaacttattcagaattgatggcaagaaaatatttgggatagaggaaattcccatcagactcttattatatgactatggctatgacagcaagattattatggaatactga